From the Pseudomonadota bacterium genome, the window TCTTTTTGCCCGCTCACTTTCCCCGCGCGGGAGCACGGCCTCACGCCGGGTTAGTCGTTGTCGGGGAAACGATATGTCACCGCTTACAAACCCCGGTCAGCTCACGCCGGGCGTCTAGCCAGTCACCCCCAAGGCGCTTCAGGTTCCGGATGCATTTTGGCGTAGGCTACAGTATTGAGCGTGGCCCGTGTCTGGGTGCGGTCTTCACGGAGGAGTGGCAACCGCATTGTTCTGAGTGGCGGACCAGACGCTTGCAGAAGGAGTTGCGAATGGACCCGTTTTATTGGTTTGCGGTCTTTGTTGCCGCCAATGCCCTGATGGTCATCGCCTTGGCGTTGAATGTTTCTTCCTTGCGGATCCGGCTCAAGGTCGCCAACGGCGACGGCGGGCGGGTCGAGCTGAAGCGGGCGATTCGTGCCCATGCCAACGGCGTGGAGCACGTGACGATGTTCGGTTTGATTGTCTTGGCGCTGTCGTTGTTGGCGGCGCAAGACACATGGTTGGCGGCTCTGGTGGGTGCGTTTACCCTGGCGCGCATTCTGCACGCTGCGGGTATGCTGGCTTCACAGTTCAACCTGCGTCGCGTGGGTGCTTCAGTAACATACCTCGCGGAACTGGCAGGTGTGTTATTGCTACTTCGATACCTCGTCTGATCGGAGGTGAGCCGTGTGCGCTGGCGTTGGCGGCCAGCGCTGGCTTGTCAGTTGTCTTTTTTTTCCAGATCTTTGGCCAGGAGCTTGACGTTGCGCATATTGGCGCGCCAGCCGATATCGAACAGGTCGCCGACCACAGGCACCAGGCCGATCGCGAAGTCCGCCCCCAGGTTGCCTAACATCCGCCCGACAGTGCCTTTGCTGGCGCCGGCGCGCCAGGCTTGGCCGACGATGTAGAGCGAAACGATGGCGCCGATGGAGTCGCCGACACCCGGAATAAAACCGAGTATAGAGTCCAATCCCATCCGCCATCCGGTCAGCGGAATTCGGTAACGGCCGTCCATCAAATTCGCCAGGCGAACCAAGTGAGCCGGAACGGCTGCTGCCGAATCACTCACCGAGGCTTCCCGTCCGGCTCGACGTCGGTTGGTTTTCGCTTTTGTATCTCGAAACGACATGTCGCCCGCGGCCTTGGAGGTGTTCATCGTGTCACGATGATCCAAACGGCGTGGATGATGCCGGGTATGTAGCCCAGCAAAGTGAGTAAGATATTCAGCCAGAAATGCAGGCCGATGCCAACCTGCAGGAAAACTCCGACCGGTGGCAACAAAATGGCAATCAGTATTCGTAATACATCCATCTTTCCGTCACTGGCGATGTGTTTCATTGCACACTCCTTGGAGGGTAGAAAAAGCACTTAGCAAAGGATGGTTGGTCATTTCGCGCCATGGCAACTGCGCGATTTTTTGAGGCAATGCCCGAAGCGTTCCGGGTAAGGTCCGCAGCACGTCTTGATGGGGACACTCCATAGACCTGATTCCGGCCTCGATGTTCCGACGCGCATTGGCGGATAGGTTCATTGCCCTCCCACCGGAGCCCGAGAGAAGGCTTATTTCCCGGCTCCGCTAACGACCCCTCGGTCGCCGGAAGGTGCGAGCGTTACTCGCGTTCCCAAAACCTCAGATTACGGCAACTTTCGATGAACCGCTCGATGTTTTTCGAATCATCGATTTGGAAGAAGCCATCATCCATTTGCTGTGAAATCCCTGCGGCCTCGAACAGCGTTTTGGCGGCTTTGTTATAGGCAATGAATTTGCGGTGAGCCAGCGCATCGGTGACAAAATCACGCGCGGGCGGCTGGGCTGCCAGTTGTTTCGCGCCATCCTCCGACAGCAGCACGGCGACGGCATCGAACAACACCGAAGGTCCGCCTTCAACCTGCTCATCGGCAGGGTGGGCTTTGCCGTCGTTGCTTGTGATTCCCCCGATGGTCGGTGCGACCAACGCGAGTGTGGCACCTTCGCGCTCCAGCGCGGATTCAAGCGCTTTCAGGATTTTCGCATCGATGCCGTCCGAAACCAGGGCGCCCACTTTTCGACCGGCAAAGCTGTCCGGGCCATTTTTTAGAATACTCAAGGGCGGCGAGGGTGGTAAATCGGTGATCGGTTCCCGGGCGGCGTCGGCGGGCTTGGGCATTTCGGCAAGACCGAGTCCGGCGGCAACTCCTTTGGCCAGATCGTCATCGATATTGAGCAGGTGCGCCACCATTCTGGAGCGAATTCTCGGTGTGTTGACTTTACTCAACTCAAAAATCAACGCATCGCGAATGTGTTGGCGTTCAACCTCGGTCTGGCTGATGTAATACTGCCGGGCTTGGCTGTAATGATCGGCGAACAGTTCGGCCCGAACTTGCAGCTTGCAGCCCGACTCTTCCGCGGGATAGTGCACATAGCCGGCTTTGAGCGATTCGCGCGGCCCGCTGTCGGCATCCCAGGAATTGGGCTCATAATTCACCCGTCCCGTGGGATTGTGCATAGCCATATGTCCATCTTGTTGAAAATGGTGCATCGGACACTTGGGAGCGTTGATGGGCAAGTGGGTGAAGTTGGGGCTGCCCAAGCGTTTCAATTGGGTGTCCAGGTAAGAAAAATTGCGGCCTTGCAGTAGCGGGTCGTTGGTGAAATCGATTCCGGGCACCACGTTTTGGGTGCAAAAGGCGACCTGCTCGGTTTCGGCAAAGAAATTGTCCACGCAGCGATCCAAAACCATGCGCCCGACAATACGCACCGGCACGTCTTCTTCCGGAATCAGCTTGGTGGCATCCAAAACGTCAAATGGAAACTTGGCGGCTTGTTCCTCGTCGAAAACTTGCAAGCCCAGTTCCCATTCCGGGTAGTCGCCGGATTGGATGGCGTTCCACAAGTCCCGGCGGTGAAAGTCCGGATCGGCGCCGTTGATTTTCATCGCTTCGTTCCATACCACGGATTGGAGACCCTGCTTGGGTTTCCAGTGGAATTTAACGAACTGCGATTTTCCTTCGGCGGTGACCAATCGGAATGTGTGAACGCCGAAACCTTCCATGAAACGGAATGAACGGGGTATCGCACGATCCGACATGGTCC encodes:
- a CDS encoding YqaE/Pmp3 family membrane protein, which gives rise to MDVLRILIAILLPPVGVFLQVGIGLHFWLNILLTLLGYIPGIIHAVWIIVTR
- a CDS encoding catalase, which codes for MSKRQSGKNPTQESTQRRPATFGDQTVEFGPGGATHQTASDNQPTLTTQQGVPIADDQNTLTVGRRGPTLIEDFHFREKLFHFDHERVPERVVHARGYGAHGYFENYESLADITAADLFQRPKEKTPVFVRFSTVAGNKGSVDLARDVRGFAVKFYTKEGNWDLVGNNIPVFFIQDAIKFPDLIHAAKQEPDRGFPQAQTAHDNFWDFVSLIPESMHMLMWTMSDRAIPRSFRFMEGFGVHTFRLVTAEGKSQFVKFHWKPKQGLQSVVWNEAMKINGADPDFHRRDLWNAIQSGDYPEWELGLQVFDEEQAAKFPFDVLDATKLIPEEDVPVRIVGRMVLDRCVDNFFAETEQVAFCTQNVVPGIDFTNDPLLQGRNFSYLDTQLKRLGSPNFTHLPINAPKCPMHHFQQDGHMAMHNPTGRVNYEPNSWDADSGPRESLKAGYVHYPAEESGCKLQVRAELFADHYSQARQYYISQTEVERQHIRDALIFELSKVNTPRIRSRMVAHLLNIDDDLAKGVAAGLGLAEMPKPADAAREPITDLPPSPPLSILKNGPDSFAGRKVGALVSDGIDAKILKALESALEREGATLALVAPTIGGITSNDGKAHPADEQVEGGPSVLFDAVAVLLSEDGAKQLAAQPPARDFVTDALAHRKFIAYNKAAKTLFEAAGISQQMDDGFFQIDDSKNIERFIESCRNLRFWERE
- a CDS encoding MAPEG family protein, which gives rise to MDPFYWFAVFVAANALMVIALALNVSSLRIRLKVANGDGGRVELKRAIRAHANGVEHVTMFGLIVLALSLLAAQDTWLAALVGAFTLARILHAAGMLASQFNLRRVGASVTYLAELAGVLLLLRYLV
- a CDS encoding DUF4112 domain-containing protein, with the protein product MNTSKAAGDMSFRDTKAKTNRRRAGREASVSDSAAAVPAHLVRLANLMDGRYRIPLTGWRMGLDSILGFIPGVGDSIGAIVSLYIVGQAWRAGASKGTVGRMLGNLGADFAIGLVPVVGDLFDIGWRANMRNVKLLAKDLEKKDN